In Microvenator marinus, one genomic interval encodes:
- a CDS encoding trypsin-like peptidase domain-containing protein: MRILAAVFILTLSASAHAQERLWVEKSSRTPAATTIKADTYTKLAKRVSPAVVNVIVSYRNPGGLDELFTTETWGGEGPGLGTGFIIHPSGLFLTNNHVVEGAEQVRVRLHDNTEADAEFVGLDPSTDIALMKIVGTRQLPTIPLANSDDVAVGDPVVAVGNPLGLSHTVTAGIVSALGRRNLSPSGKDNFSEFIQTDASINPGNSGGPLINLNGDVIGINTAIIRQGQGIGFAIPINVVKSILPQLNAIGYVKRAWIGLQLQDLNAALARSFGLDKPNGALITTIVDNGPAKKAGLKEGDIVVEVNKRGADNAEQVQWLFSLAQAENAVDVVVYRDGKRMEVKLTPEEAPDQKPPKIPSLAKKPESLSDELGIEIKEIGAGLARRLGATSAGIVVTDVVENSKAGASGLKVRDIVVEINSNTVDSEVAFQERMKSFSAGDIVRFKVIRGGHVFYVAFER; the protein is encoded by the coding sequence ATGAGAATTCTTGCTGCCGTGTTCATACTCACCCTTTCCGCTTCGGCGCACGCCCAGGAGCGCCTCTGGGTGGAAAAGTCGTCACGTACACCAGCAGCCACGACCATCAAGGCGGATACCTATACGAAGCTAGCCAAACGGGTGAGCCCGGCGGTGGTTAACGTCATCGTCTCCTATCGAAACCCGGGAGGACTCGACGAACTCTTCACAACCGAGACCTGGGGCGGCGAAGGCCCCGGCCTTGGTACAGGATTCATCATCCACCCTTCCGGCCTCTTTCTAACCAACAATCACGTGGTTGAAGGGGCGGAGCAGGTACGCGTGCGTCTACACGACAACACCGAAGCCGATGCCGAGTTTGTGGGATTGGACCCGTCCACAGACATCGCGCTGATGAAGATTGTTGGCACTCGGCAATTGCCGACCATTCCGCTCGCGAATTCGGACGATGTTGCAGTTGGAGACCCCGTTGTGGCCGTTGGAAATCCGCTCGGGTTGAGCCATACGGTAACAGCTGGGATAGTGAGCGCGCTCGGAAGAAGAAATCTGAGCCCGTCTGGTAAAGATAATTTCTCCGAGTTTATTCAGACAGATGCCTCGATCAATCCTGGGAATTCGGGCGGACCACTTATCAATCTGAACGGAGACGTTATAGGGATCAACACGGCGATCATCCGCCAAGGACAGGGAATTGGCTTCGCGATTCCTATCAATGTGGTCAAATCAATCCTTCCGCAGCTCAACGCCATTGGATACGTCAAACGCGCATGGATTGGGCTTCAACTACAAGACCTCAACGCCGCTCTGGCTCGCTCATTTGGTCTCGATAAACCGAATGGCGCCCTGATAACCACTATCGTAGACAATGGCCCCGCCAAAAAAGCAGGTCTCAAAGAGGGCGATATTGTGGTCGAAGTCAACAAACGCGGAGCGGACAACGCAGAGCAAGTACAATGGCTTTTTTCACTCGCCCAAGCCGAAAATGCCGTTGATGTCGTGGTGTATCGAGATGGCAAAAGAATGGAGGTCAAACTTACACCTGAAGAAGCCCCAGACCAGAAGCCACCCAAAATCCCCTCACTGGCAAAGAAGCCCGAATCACTTAGCGATGAGCTTGGTATCGAGATCAAAGAAATCGGCGCTGGACTTGCCAGACGACTAGGCGCTACCAGCGCTGGAATCGTCGTAACCGATGTCGTCGAGAACTCCAAGGCGGGCGCGTCCGGCCTCAAGGTAAGGGATATCGTGGTCGAGATAAATTCCAACACCGTGGATTCAGAAGTCGCGTTCCAAGAGCGCATGAAATCATTCTCGGCCGGAGATATCGTTCGATTTAAGGTGATCCGAGGCGGTCATGTGTTCTATGTAGCATTCGAGAGGTAA
- a CDS encoding HAD-IG family 5'-nucleotidase encodes MSLVPQRPVSTVLESLRKQVKGLDRARQIFTNRDLNLAKIEALGFDMDYTLARYHQNALDEASVRLTLERLVSERAYPERLLGIEPKPDFAIRGLIIDTWKGRVLKLDAHRHVGKGYEGLKELSKDELKAYRDETIRLNDASRFALIDTLFALPEAYLYAAIIEELSKDRKLGREDFEKLYKDIRFCIDLAHRDGSIKTEIMADLEKFIHGRDVELAQTLHRYRSAGKKLFVLTNSFAVYSDHVMRHLLDGVLPEYPTWQSYFDVIITGAHKPSFFTDQAPFLITDTRGTVHGEEKQRFEKGVIYQGGNLQDFERLFGYGGERVVYVGDHIYGDIVRSKKSSAWRTMMIVEELEDELAKAEALSQDIQWIDSLDAEISRLNERLIFEQHLLFRLEASQEEEREDARKDISLKRDQLKRQRRILLDELEELELALDREFNPFWGLIFRQNNEATLFGAQVEDYACIYSSRVTNLLNYSPMHYFRAPRQLMPHERY; translated from the coding sequence ATGTCTCTCGTTCCTCAACGACCCGTATCCACCGTCTTGGAATCGCTAAGAAAGCAGGTCAAAGGGCTCGATCGAGCCCGTCAAATCTTCACGAACCGAGATCTCAACCTCGCTAAAATCGAGGCACTCGGGTTTGATATGGATTACACGCTCGCCCGTTATCATCAAAACGCGCTTGACGAGGCCTCTGTTCGGCTGACTCTAGAACGCCTCGTTTCTGAACGAGCGTATCCAGAGAGACTGCTCGGCATCGAGCCCAAACCCGATTTCGCAATACGTGGGCTCATTATCGATACGTGGAAAGGGCGAGTCCTAAAACTCGATGCACATCGTCATGTGGGTAAGGGATACGAGGGTTTGAAAGAGCTCTCGAAGGATGAGCTCAAAGCCTATCGAGACGAGACCATTCGCCTTAACGATGCCAGTCGCTTTGCCCTCATCGATACACTCTTTGCGCTCCCGGAAGCCTATCTGTATGCGGCGATTATCGAAGAGCTCTCAAAGGATAGGAAGCTCGGACGAGAAGATTTTGAGAAACTCTACAAGGATATACGATTCTGCATCGATTTGGCCCACCGTGATGGAAGCATCAAGACTGAGATCATGGCTGATTTGGAGAAGTTTATTCACGGGCGTGATGTGGAGCTCGCCCAGACACTGCACAGGTACCGAAGCGCTGGCAAAAAGCTCTTTGTTCTCACGAATAGTTTCGCGGTCTACAGCGACCACGTCATGCGACACCTACTCGACGGTGTGTTGCCCGAGTACCCGACATGGCAAAGCTATTTCGATGTCATTATCACCGGCGCGCATAAACCAAGCTTCTTCACCGATCAGGCGCCATTCCTGATCACCGATACGCGCGGAACCGTTCACGGCGAGGAAAAGCAGCGGTTCGAAAAGGGGGTGATTTACCAGGGTGGAAACCTCCAAGATTTCGAGCGACTCTTCGGCTATGGTGGGGAGCGCGTGGTGTACGTCGGTGACCATATCTATGGGGATATCGTTCGAAGCAAGAAGTCGAGCGCCTGGCGCACCATGATGATCGTGGAGGAACTTGAGGATGAGCTCGCAAAGGCAGAGGCTCTCTCGCAGGATATTCAATGGATCGACAGTCTGGATGCGGAAATTTCCAGACTCAATGAACGGTTAATCTTTGAGCAGCACCTGCTTTTCCGCCTTGAGGCTTCCCAAGAGGAAGAAAGAGAGGACGCGAGGAAGGACATCTCTCTTAAACGGGACCAGCTCAAACGGCAAAGGCGAATCTTGCTCGATGAACTCGAAGAATTGGAATTGGCCTTAGACCGAGAGTTCAACCCGTTTTGGGGCCTGATTTTCAGGCAAAACAACGAAGCGACGCTCTTCGGGGCTCAAGTTGAAGACTACGCATGCATCTATTCGAGTCGAGTAACCAACCTGCTGAATTACTCGCCCATGCACTATTTTCGCGCACCACGGCAGCTCATGCCGCACGAGCGCTATTGA
- a CDS encoding MBL fold metallo-hydrolase, giving the protein MSKPLEVFTLVESMFALDGGAMFGIIPKPLWMRTNPADERNRIDLACRSMVVRYEDYDVLVDVGMGTRWNDKERDIYKIVGSTPEVKPLNVKHVILTHLHFDHAGGLSFLNDSNELQATFKDAKHWVQRANWGWAHTPSARDQGSYRPEELEIFEKGLAEIELIDGIAEILPGIEVLPMNGHTFGMQVVKVTTESGKVYAHLADLVPTTSHLRDPYVMGYDINPLDTVKEKREVLYEAAKSDWTLVFGHDPKTDMARVEMHDSVPKLVQA; this is encoded by the coding sequence ATGTCAAAACCACTCGAAGTATTCACGCTTGTTGAATCTATGTTTGCCCTCGACGGCGGAGCGATGTTTGGAATTATTCCAAAACCGCTTTGGATGCGCACCAATCCGGCTGATGAGAGGAATCGAATCGATCTAGCTTGCCGCTCCATGGTCGTCCGCTACGAGGACTACGACGTCCTCGTAGACGTCGGCATGGGCACGAGATGGAACGATAAAGAGCGCGATATCTACAAGATCGTGGGCTCAACGCCAGAGGTGAAGCCCCTGAACGTCAAACACGTCATTCTGACACATCTGCATTTTGACCATGCTGGCGGCCTTAGTTTCCTGAACGACTCAAATGAGCTTCAGGCCACTTTCAAAGACGCCAAACACTGGGTGCAGCGCGCCAACTGGGGATGGGCTCACACACCAAGCGCAAGAGACCAGGGAAGCTATCGCCCCGAGGAGCTCGAAATCTTTGAGAAGGGATTGGCTGAAATCGAGCTCATCGATGGTATCGCTGAAATTCTTCCCGGTATTGAAGTACTGCCAATGAACGGCCACACCTTCGGAATGCAAGTCGTCAAGGTGACCACCGAATCGGGTAAGGTTTACGCGCATTTGGCAGACCTCGTGCCGACGACATCGCATCTTCGAGACCCTTACGTCATGGGATACGACATTAACCCCCTCGATACCGTAAAAGAAAAGCGCGAAGTCCTATACGAGGCAGCAAAGTCGGATTGGACGCTTGTGTTTGGCCACGATCCTAAGACCGATATGGCCCGCGTGGAGATGCACGACTCTGTTCCGAAGCTCGTGCAAGCCTAG
- a CDS encoding RrF2 family transcriptional regulator — translation MEISARTMYGLRALVTMAGARALDPMSIQLIAEREGLPSKFLEGIMADLKRGGFVRSKRGANGGYVLARPASEITILEILRHMEGPVAPQPIEDRSGGPEPTPRQMAFSPVWNEIREATIRILGSYTIQSIADAVPEEPVGEFFPIYQI, via the coding sequence GTGGAAATTAGCGCACGAACGATGTACGGCCTTCGCGCCTTGGTCACAATGGCTGGAGCGCGCGCATTGGACCCGATGAGTATCCAGCTCATCGCCGAACGTGAGGGTCTACCAAGCAAGTTCTTGGAAGGCATCATGGCTGACCTCAAACGAGGTGGATTCGTCAGAAGTAAGCGAGGGGCGAACGGCGGATACGTTCTCGCCCGTCCAGCAAGCGAAATCACCATCCTCGAAATCTTGCGCCACATGGAGGGTCCTGTTGCCCCGCAACCCATTGAGGACCGTTCTGGAGGCCCCGAACCCACTCCGAGACAAATGGCTTTTAGCCCAGTGTGGAATGAGATACGGGAAGCCACCATCCGCATTCTAGGCTCGTACACGATTCAATCCATCGCAGACGCCGTACCCGAGGAACCCGTCGGTGAGTTCTTCCCAATCTACCAAATTTGA
- a CDS encoding thrombospondin type 3 repeat-containing protein has protein sequence MKKTTFILFALLLMSAIACDGADADDDGVPDTRDNCPTVANPSQDDNDGDGIGDSCDNCPFDANRGQEDEDNDGAGDLCDNCLGVFNPDQSDVDGDGIGDPCDEDIDNDGLLNDDDNCPSVANPQQEDGDGDGAGDVCDVCPEIANPGQEDEDGDGVGDVCDICPNVADPEQRDTDEDGLGNACDNCPSDANPDQEDGDFDRVGDVCDNCPGDQNSDQSDIDEDGIGDECDPDADGDGIPNEFDNCPLVSNAAQQDSDDDDVGNACDNCLNEPNPDQADADEDGLGDACDNCPDVAGENQADSDGDGIGDLCDACPTIPSAGAPDTDADGVPDVCDNCPATANPEQEDTDGDGLGDACDNCPNVANDQQADRDSDGVGDACDNCPELANPDQLDSNSNGKGDVCECMGPDTDGDGILDMCDNCPTIFNPDQLDQNENGIGDLCEF, from the coding sequence ATGAAGAAAACCACATTCATTCTATTCGCCCTGCTCCTGATGTCTGCAATCGCCTGTGATGGAGCCGATGCCGACGACGACGGAGTGCCTGACACAAGGGACAACTGCCCTACCGTCGCCAATCCGAGTCAAGACGATAACGACGGCGACGGCATCGGTGACTCCTGTGATAACTGCCCGTTCGATGCAAATCGCGGTCAGGAAGACGAAGATAACGACGGCGCAGGAGACCTTTGCGATAACTGCCTCGGCGTCTTCAATCCCGATCAATCGGATGTGGACGGAGACGGCATCGGCGATCCTTGCGACGAAGATATCGATAATGACGGCCTTTTGAACGACGACGACAATTGCCCCTCGGTGGCTAACCCTCAACAAGAGGACGGCGATGGAGACGGGGCCGGCGACGTCTGCGATGTGTGCCCTGAAATCGCCAACCCAGGGCAAGAAGATGAAGACGGTGACGGAGTCGGTGACGTCTGCGATATCTGTCCGAACGTCGCCGATCCCGAACAACGAGACACCGACGAAGACGGCTTGGGCAATGCTTGCGACAATTGTCCTAGTGATGCAAACCCGGATCAGGAGGACGGTGACTTCGACCGGGTCGGAGATGTCTGCGATAACTGTCCAGGGGACCAAAACTCAGACCAGTCGGATATCGACGAAGATGGCATCGGCGACGAATGTGACCCAGACGCCGACGGAGATGGTATTCCGAACGAGTTCGACAACTGCCCTTTAGTGTCCAATGCTGCTCAGCAAGACTCAGACGACGATGATGTCGGAAACGCTTGTGATAACTGTTTGAACGAGCCGAATCCTGACCAAGCGGATGCCGATGAAGATGGGTTAGGAGATGCGTGTGATAACTGCCCAGACGTCGCGGGTGAGAATCAGGCGGACTCCGACGGAGATGGCATTGGCGACCTTTGTGACGCCTGCCCAACCATCCCGAGCGCCGGCGCACCTGACACCGATGCCGATGGGGTTCCAGACGTCTGCGATAATTGCCCAGCTACCGCAAATCCAGAACAAGAGGATACCGATGGCGATGGCCTAGGGGACGCATGTGATAATTGTCCGAATGTGGCCAACGATCAGCAAGCAGACCGAGACTCAGACGGTGTTGGGGACGCGTGTGACAATTGCCCTGAGCTCGCCAACCCGGACCAGCTCGATTCTAATTCTAATGGCAAAGGGGACGTTTGCGAATGTATGGGCCCAGATACCGATGGAGACGGAATCCTCGATATGTGTGATAACTGCCCGACAATCTTCAATCCCGACCAACTCGACCAAAACGAGAATGGTATCGGTGACCTTTGCGAGTTTTGA
- a CDS encoding sporulation protein has product MSFFNSLKKGLGLGPKATFSVKLEGTPKLGEEFEGTVTLSATESLNVLTIGTRLHHHFMGDYGKESVELDEIVLAERVAFNPGDSVSRPFGFYLPFEAVPTLKGFSWEIECWAALQGGSDIVHRETIEVGWGELTGAVVHVLTKQFGFYPKDHGADEDGIWVEFQPDAAVKDRIRSLVCSFDESDEGLVVHLQMDPFSPSAIRTLGKDFDPSTNTAYLEFERAKFVVRTPDLQGIFQALQRVIVAS; this is encoded by the coding sequence ATGAGTTTCTTCAACTCGCTCAAAAAAGGTCTTGGACTCGGGCCCAAAGCCACGTTTTCAGTAAAGCTGGAAGGCACTCCCAAACTCGGAGAAGAGTTTGAAGGGACGGTCACGCTAAGTGCTACTGAGTCACTCAACGTACTCACGATAGGCACCCGCCTTCATCACCATTTCATGGGTGACTACGGCAAAGAAAGTGTGGAACTGGACGAGATCGTGCTCGCCGAGCGGGTCGCGTTCAACCCTGGAGACTCAGTTTCGCGACCTTTTGGATTCTATTTGCCTTTCGAGGCCGTACCGACTCTCAAGGGTTTCTCCTGGGAAATTGAGTGCTGGGCCGCACTTCAAGGTGGTTCTGACATCGTGCACCGAGAGACCATCGAAGTAGGCTGGGGAGAGCTCACGGGTGCGGTGGTTCACGTACTCACCAAACAATTTGGGTTCTACCCCAAAGACCACGGTGCCGATGAAGACGGAATCTGGGTCGAGTTTCAGCCTGACGCTGCCGTGAAAGACCGCATTCGGTCACTTGTTTGTTCATTCGATGAGAGTGATGAAGGGCTTGTGGTGCATCTTCAGATGGACCCTTTTTCACCTTCCGCGATTCGGACTCTTGGTAAGGATTTTGATCCATCCACGAATACAGCATACCTTGAGTTTGAGCGTGCGAAGTTTGTCGTGCGTACACCCGACCTTCAGGGAATCTTTCAAGCCCTTCAACGGGTTATTGTCGCGTCATGA
- a CDS encoding DUF368 domain-containing protein: MHRLILFLKGMAMGAADVIPGVSGGTMALILGIYTELVDTIKGLSPKILLIGLRWLKSRDAAAKDAFLAEFERLNLLFLLTLFAGIVSAIIVGSAVIPSLMESYPSAMRAFFFGLILASVYVPLKMVGTPTPKALVAVAIAGILGGIFGFNFTNPSHSFETTSTWKSVESNEGETLKDITRREPSAWAADRVFWAPENQSLRSALSHASPEKFAELEKLHLGESEDVVDKELMKARAKPYESLELPAGTPVKVPQPAIWFVFVAGLIAICAMILPGISGSYLLLILGLYFFILNSLKGFLTTLASGSLPLSQGTFVAVFCLGCLIGLLSFARLLSYLLHNYTAPTLGGLVGLMLGCLRGIWPFRTTTAAGLEQNVIPAELSSEVLIAVGCGVVGMVIVAGLTWLGGKTEEVSHA; this comes from the coding sequence ATGCATCGGTTGATTCTGTTTTTGAAAGGTATGGCTATGGGTGCTGCGGACGTCATTCCCGGCGTTTCAGGCGGCACCATGGCACTGATACTGGGGATTTACACCGAATTGGTCGATACCATTAAGGGGCTTTCACCGAAAATCCTCCTGATTGGACTCCGCTGGCTCAAGTCACGTGACGCGGCGGCTAAAGACGCCTTTCTCGCTGAGTTTGAGCGCCTCAATTTGCTTTTCTTGTTGACGCTTTTCGCAGGGATTGTGAGTGCGATTATCGTCGGCAGTGCTGTAATTCCTTCGTTGATGGAGTCCTACCCGTCCGCGATGCGCGCCTTCTTTTTTGGCCTCATCCTGGCGAGTGTTTACGTGCCCTTGAAAATGGTGGGCACTCCGACTCCGAAAGCCCTCGTAGCAGTTGCGATCGCCGGTATTTTGGGTGGCATCTTTGGGTTCAATTTCACAAATCCGTCGCATTCGTTTGAAACGACATCGACATGGAAATCGGTGGAGTCAAATGAGGGTGAAACCCTCAAAGACATCACGCGCAGAGAGCCGAGTGCATGGGCTGCTGACCGCGTATTCTGGGCCCCGGAGAATCAGTCGCTGAGATCCGCCCTATCACACGCGTCTCCAGAAAAATTCGCCGAACTTGAGAAGCTCCACCTGGGCGAGAGTGAAGACGTCGTGGACAAAGAGTTGATGAAGGCGCGCGCAAAGCCCTATGAGTCTTTGGAACTGCCGGCGGGGACGCCTGTCAAGGTCCCTCAACCCGCGATTTGGTTCGTGTTTGTCGCCGGATTGATCGCAATCTGCGCGATGATTCTGCCCGGCATCAGCGGCTCGTATTTGCTACTCATTTTGGGTCTCTACTTCTTTATTCTGAACTCCCTAAAAGGCTTCCTAACCACGCTTGCCTCGGGCTCATTGCCATTGAGTCAGGGCACGTTTGTGGCGGTCTTTTGCCTTGGATGTTTGATAGGCTTACTTAGCTTTGCCCGGCTCCTGAGCTATCTCCTACACAATTACACGGCGCCGACACTCGGCGGCCTGGTAGGACTGATGCTCGGCTGTCTCCGTGGCATTTGGCCATTCCGTACCACCACTGCGGCCGGTCTTGAGCAAAACGTGATCCCAGCGGAGCTAAGCTCGGAAGTGCTCATCGCCGTGGGGTGTGGTGTTGTTGGAATGGTGATTGTGGCCGGCTTAACGTGGCTCGGAGGAAAGACCGAGGAAGTTTCTCATGCATGA
- a CDS encoding transglycosylase SLT domain-containing protein, translated as MGDERRHNATLAGLIGIALFAASVPEIAAQHVRESKVLPATPVSEKAVDKVAVRLAMPGVITLASKALIESNSAALSSSVKDFEESALTIAVSAYYDGNTDEARTSALAVARQLEETQNPALSDIRSQALLLVANIEMQDGEFEEAKRHLDMVPRNTPVDDMLAYMKGGVRTELGEHADAATWFEVAVKADTQVKHRARARHAHALYAAEKWEEAHKALDSLVKTFPDYPRRPRALYERAKSLAKLDRHQEAADAFQDAWFDYPFHPKGKAARLELELYAQDDIKPSKEISAEARLDRFRTMRINKHWDDVRELLSALLTEVATETGDSSLEHRIILQMAMNDYGQRHFKDAERHFLALAQRWENGQREGINRGFIYRFLSRTYSAMGDLDKALSALDKEHEYSSVRTRLSARAQLLENHARYQDAFEIYDRLASANQKRGWDFTWLLYKTGQYDQAYENLSNLADRSSGERQAKYLYWAARTLENAGRFKEAKEVFAQVRDDHRTRYYGLQAANRILDIDQRLSVDGALIAKTEDIANAADIALDALETAEANVALASNVRDPRTLLRGYAETTPTEEVCVECEVEAPIPENALEVLNMAVSPLSQISNVLGIGADLPERDTDSDGSGGDTRSEKPLPKARLKHNSPVKADYTTSARIYWDGRMSSSASFARARGGQIPGPMPTRALAYDETTHLNGLSRAAREAGDLFPELVRADWLWNAGLDSAARWSVRDVAIEFRELSRKYRPSRAPHELNNRRWSYYIDNRRRDQAEFWGMNSDELRFPVPSNAAKKQELLQRQQKIYEQRTALKPVLMDAFKEAGDHFMVRRYTLGTGGWWRRDPTGPARDSWMQAYSRAFPNLVLKEAKRYGMNPYVLWALMTVESSYNPDSISPALALGLLQVIPKTGLKTALMLGDDDFGPMDLLDEDVAIRHGAFYFSQLLKKFHGQELLAFAGYNGGPHRVGDWLDSRGNQPLDEFVEEIPFTEARGYAKKVARFIALYLRIYEGGSELYIGQNVRSDYRPEPRF; from the coding sequence ATGGGTGACGAACGCAGGCACAACGCGACATTGGCTGGACTGATTGGGATAGCCTTATTTGCGGCCAGCGTGCCCGAGATTGCCGCTCAGCACGTGCGCGAAAGCAAGGTCCTACCCGCCACTCCAGTGAGTGAAAAGGCGGTTGATAAGGTCGCTGTGCGACTGGCGATGCCTGGAGTCATCACACTCGCGAGCAAAGCCCTTATCGAGTCGAATTCCGCCGCCCTCTCTAGCTCAGTCAAGGATTTTGAAGAGAGCGCTCTTACTATTGCGGTGAGCGCGTATTACGACGGAAACACCGACGAGGCTCGAACTTCGGCGCTCGCCGTCGCGCGACAACTAGAAGAAACTCAGAATCCAGCACTCTCGGACATTCGAAGCCAAGCCCTACTCTTGGTCGCGAATATTGAAATGCAGGACGGTGAATTCGAGGAAGCTAAGCGTCATCTGGACATGGTGCCTCGCAACACGCCTGTTGACGATATGCTTGCGTATATGAAGGGCGGCGTGCGCACAGAACTCGGTGAGCACGCCGACGCCGCGACCTGGTTTGAAGTGGCGGTCAAGGCCGACACACAAGTCAAACATCGCGCTCGGGCGAGGCATGCTCATGCACTCTACGCTGCCGAGAAGTGGGAAGAAGCGCACAAGGCGCTCGATTCATTGGTAAAGACGTTTCCGGACTATCCGCGTCGCCCACGCGCACTCTATGAGCGTGCAAAATCGCTCGCCAAGCTCGATAGACACCAAGAGGCGGCAGACGCTTTCCAAGATGCCTGGTTCGACTACCCATTTCACCCCAAAGGCAAAGCCGCACGGCTCGAACTCGAGCTCTATGCCCAAGACGACATCAAGCCGAGCAAGGAGATTTCTGCCGAAGCCAGGCTCGACCGCTTCCGCACCATGCGGATCAATAAACATTGGGATGATGTGCGCGAACTCCTCTCCGCTCTCTTGACCGAAGTCGCGACCGAGACAGGCGATTCGTCGCTCGAACACCGCATCATCCTACAGATGGCGATGAACGATTATGGACAACGTCATTTTAAAGACGCTGAGCGTCACTTCCTCGCGCTCGCTCAACGTTGGGAAAACGGTCAACGTGAAGGTATCAATCGCGGTTTCATCTATCGCTTCTTGAGTCGGACCTATTCTGCGATGGGTGATTTGGACAAGGCGCTTTCCGCTCTCGACAAGGAGCACGAGTACTCCTCGGTTCGCACTCGACTTTCGGCCCGAGCACAACTTCTGGAAAATCACGCAAGGTACCAAGACGCGTTCGAAATCTATGACCGCCTAGCCTCGGCCAATCAGAAGCGCGGCTGGGATTTCACGTGGCTACTCTACAAGACCGGACAGTACGACCAAGCCTATGAGAACCTCTCGAACTTGGCCGATCGCTCCTCAGGTGAGAGACAGGCAAAATACCTCTATTGGGCGGCTAGGACTCTAGAGAACGCAGGCCGTTTTAAAGAGGCAAAGGAGGTCTTCGCGCAGGTACGAGACGACCATCGCACGCGTTATTACGGATTACAGGCGGCGAACCGAATCCTCGACATCGACCAGCGCCTCTCGGTAGATGGCGCCTTGATAGCCAAGACCGAAGATATCGCGAACGCAGCTGATATAGCCCTCGACGCACTGGAAACCGCCGAGGCCAATGTTGCACTTGCATCAAACGTGAGGGACCCGCGTACGCTCCTCCGAGGCTATGCTGAAACCACGCCCACTGAAGAGGTCTGTGTGGAGTGCGAAGTCGAAGCGCCAATCCCTGAGAATGCGCTGGAAGTATTGAATATGGCGGTAAGCCCACTCAGCCAAATCTCCAACGTGCTTGGCATCGGTGCGGATTTGCCGGAGCGTGACACAGACTCGGACGGCTCTGGAGGCGACACGCGGTCAGAGAAGCCCCTTCCAAAGGCTCGGCTAAAGCACAATAGTCCTGTAAAAGCAGACTACACGACCTCAGCGCGAATCTATTGGGACGGGCGCATGAGCTCGTCCGCATCGTTTGCGCGTGCCAGAGGCGGCCAGATTCCTGGCCCCATGCCCACGCGTGCCCTCGCCTACGATGAGACCACCCACCTCAATGGCCTCTCACGTGCCGCTCGGGAAGCGGGTGATTTGTTCCCCGAGTTGGTTCGGGCCGACTGGCTCTGGAACGCTGGCCTTGATTCCGCGGCCCGATGGTCGGTTCGTGACGTCGCAATTGAGTTTCGCGAGCTCTCCCGGAAGTACCGTCCTTCCCGTGCTCCTCACGAACTGAACAACCGTAGGTGGTCGTACTATATCGACAACCGTCGTCGAGATCAGGCCGAGTTTTGGGGCATGAATTCAGATGAATTACGATTTCCTGTGCCCTCCAATGCTGCAAAAAAACAAGAGCTTTTGCAGCGCCAACAGAAAATCTACGAACAGCGCACTGCCCTAAAACCCGTGCTTATGGACGCGTTCAAGGAGGCGGGCGACCACTTCATGGTTCGCCGTTACACGCTTGGCACGGGCGGCTGGTGGCGACGAGACCCCACGGGCCCGGCGCGTGACTCGTGGATGCAGGCATATTCGAGAGCTTTTCCCAATCTGGTGCTCAAGGAAGCCAAGAGATACGGCATGAACCCTTATGTCCTCTGGGCCTTGATGACGGTGGAGAGTTCGTACAATCCGGACAGCATCTCACCGGCCTTGGCGCTCGGACTCCTACAGGTCATCCCAAAGACCGGTCTAAAGACCGCATTGATGCTGGGCGATGATGATTTTGGGCCGATGGACCTTCTAGACGAAGACGTGGCCATTCGACACGGGGCCTTCTATTTCTCGCAGCTTTTGAAAAAGTTTCACGGCCAAGAACTCCTCGCGTTTGCTGGCTACAACGGCGGCCCTCACAGGGTCGGAGATTGGCTGGACAGCCGCGGTAACCAGCCGCTCGATGAGTTCGTAGAAGAGATTCCGTTCACTGAGGCCCGTGGGTACGCCAAGAAGGTAGCGCGATTCATTGCACTCTACCTTCGCATCTACGAAGGCGGCAGCGAGCTCTACATCGGACAAAACGTCAGGTCTGACTACCGCCCTGAGCCACGTTTCTAA